The Plasmodium chabaudi chabaudi strain AS genome assembly, chromosome: 14 genome contains the following window.
TAGCTATACTTGGTATTTTCGATTTCTTATGCGTCCGCAATTTACAATTTGCCTAAACAGTAGGACTACTACACATACGGgtacaatatatttatgaacaaGATGATGGAAACAGGCAGAATGGTCATGCGTGCGAAGATTTTCgcttataataatatgatccCTGAAATTGGGAAAAGAAATTTTGCTAGTGACAACTTAAGGTCTTTATCCCTTCGTATGAAATCAATTAAATCAATCCAGAAAATAACAAAGGCTATGAAGATGGTTGCTGCTTCAAAATTTAAAGGCGATCAAAGAAGATTagaaaattgtaaatacTTTTCAACACCATTAgctgatatatttaatagatTAAACCAATTGGAAatccataaaaaaaacgaagatTTAGCTATAATAGCTATATCATCAGATAAAGGTTTATGTGGTAGTGTAAATTCATCGATATCAAGAATATGTAAAAAGattttagaaaatgatCAAATAGACAATGAActtgttaataatatttcaccaaataaaatatctttATATGGAATaggtgaaaaaataaaatccgCTTTAAGTAGATTACATAGTGATAAATTTGAAGCAGTGTATagtgaatataataagatACCAATCAATTTTATAACTTGTTCATATATTGCTGAatctattttaaaaaaaaatcatacaaatttacttatcatatataacaattttaaatctGCTATTTCATTTGATACGAAAATTTTAAGTATTTTTTCCCAAAAGcaattaaacaaaattaacaaaaaagagTTAGCGACTTTCGAATTCGAACCTGAACtcgattatatttttaaggaCGTTTAtgagttttattttacgtccataatatataattgcaTAATTGAAAACCTTGCCTCTGAGCAGGTAATATAAACAAggctttaaaaaatggcaatacctatttatatatacaaactaATATTAATGGATGCATATACAAACAttcatacaatttttttatttttttgcatttctACTTTGTAGTCTGCTAGAATGACAGCAATGGACAACGCCTCATCGAGTGCTACGGATATGCTCGGTGCTCTATCCCTAAAATATAACAGAGCCAGAcaggtatatataaatctgCACATTCCCCATTTAATAACTTTACACTTTTTCGTATTGTAATAGAATTACATAAAGGTagaaaaatacatataattacCTATGTTACTGACatatattcttatttttctttcttattttttaccaTCAGTCGAAAATCACCCTAGAACTTATTGAAATTATATCTGGTGCCAATGccttataatttataagcGAAATTTCcagataaaaatagtgtATAGAATATACAAACACGTGGAATTTGTTTCATTTGGTTgagaaaataaagacaTACTAAATACTAAACCACATaggaatatattaatttctataatttttatgttttttttcatttttttttatttttgtatacaatgttttttattttttggaattttcacaaaacataatttaaacATAACATTCATGTTCCTACAATTATTGGGAGCATATGCCTCTCTTCAATtcgaaaatataaaataggcAAATAGATAATGAAATTGAAATGGATCTATCtatttcttatatatacaaattaaaatcatattttatgacaCTCTTAATATATGAGTTTAGCcttattttacatatatttcttttagaatattcatttgtcattttcaaaattatcatacacttttatataaaggtactaaaaaagtatatgcTCGTATTATCCTTTATAagaaattatcaaaaaaatagaatgcCGACTTTATAAATTCAATGCTAAGACCAGAATACATGAATGAAATAGTGAATAGGAAAGGGGAGTtcaatttaataaaatataacaaaaattaataattggtgaaatagtatataaatcaaataCAATAGTATAGATCTTAAGAGGAAGCTCGCTACATTtcattgtatttttatcttcacCTATTAGggtattataaatatatttttgtaaattgattatataaaagtatggccatatttttagttaattaaaaaagcatTTAGTCACAAATGCTCTGCTTTATTGTGGTAAACTATAAGGTATAATGaagtatgaaaaaaaaattattaaacaaaaaatagaaaaaatgaaattaaaataaaataatcaaagTATGCATTACTATAACATTCTTAATTTTATCGTTATTactgatttttttatttatttattttggaaATTCCTAGATTGTTGCTTAGCTTAATTGcacttatatattttatttatatatatatgcatattattttttttctttatatttttcatattttttcatacttttttttcacaccttttcatatttttcttatttttttcatgtttttttttattttttataattatttatatttttaatatttttctttgttttttccaTATACCTCAAATAAGTTTAATTCCCAACTcacgaaaaaataaatataaataaatatgaaaatttattgtGGTTTCTTGTGATTTCcaaaaagggaaaaagCATGGAAGCGTaagcaatatatatatgatatttatttattttatataattatatcttTAACGAATCAGTTCGAttcacaaaatatattatataccaTACTAGGAAAGAGG
Protein-coding sequences here:
- a CDS encoding ATP synthase subunit gamma, mitochondrial, putative, which gives rise to MNKMMETGRMVMRAKIFAYNNMIPEIGKRNFASDNLRSLSLRMKSIKSIQKITKAMKMVAASKFKGDQRRLENCKYFSTPLADIFNRLNQLEIHKKNEDLAIIAISSDKGLCGSVNSSISRICKKILENDQIDNELVNNISPNKISLYGIGEKIKSALSRLHSDKFEAVYSEYNKIPINFITCSYIAESILKKNHTNLLIIYNNFKSAISFDTKILSIFSQKQLNKINKKELATFEFEPELDYIFKDVYEFYFTSIIYNCIIENLASEQSARMTAMDNASSSATDMLGALSLKYNRARQSKITLELIEIISGANAL